A DNA window from Aspergillus nidulans FGSC A4 chromosome V contains the following coding sequences:
- a CDS encoding uncharacterized protein (transcript_id=CADANIAT00003581) has product MLARLVFHMHIDCSQELWLPGVELQSPTPSSLPFCEHRQPWVARSANQWLRAYIQLQGLQQRPHHSQQPYLRDYLAEPLRLRTIPHLYDSSLACLIVLHAVGSMIKAHWQSKNAMPSECSDTSRRYSPAAKDLEKPKLSYRSWTGGVKSLRHGKQSGRPAKLYAVLPPSCREFYRVLHSCSLPGQLVSIFVYGAVARSQASNGISDASNARSKFQLDAADSPAIQRWIPLGSGTPMLGFMDSVSSPRNSLSPDATRAILLCVRNLLDSKASQKNLSPLVTGTCDLIHALINTKQRDP; this is encoded by the exons atGCTTGCTAGACTGGTGTTTCATATGCATATCGACTGTTCGCAGGAACTCTGGTTACCGGGAGTAGAACTCCAGTCTCCTACGCCGAGCTCTCTCCCCTTTTGCGAACATCGGCAGCCGTGGGTGGCAAGGTCTGCAAACCAATGGCTGAGGGCGTATATTCAACTACAGGGGCTTCAACAACGACCTCACCATTCTCAACAACCCTATCTGCGGGACTATCTCGCCGAGCCGCTCCGGCTGCGGACCATCCCACATCTTTACGACTCCAGTCTAGCATGCTTGATTGTCCTCCACGCAGTGGGGTCTATGATCAAGGCCCACTGGCAGTCAAAAAATGCCATGCCTTCAGAATGTTCAGACACATCTCGA AGGTACTCGCCGGCCGCGAAGGACctggagaagccgaagctgtCTTACCGCTCCTGGACAGGTGGTGTCAAATCCCTGAGGCACGGAAAGCAGTCTGGCAGGCCAGCCAAGTTATATGCTGTCTTACCACCTTCCTGCAGAGAATTTTACAGAGTTCTCCACAGTTGCAGCCTACCAGGCCAGCTTGTGTCTATATTTGTATACGGCGCTGTGGCACGATCACAGGCCTCGAACGGCATTTCAGATGCCTCGAATGCCAGGAGCAAGTTCCAACTCGATGCGGCAGATTCCCCTGCTATACAGAGATGGATACCCCTAGGTTCCGGCACTCCCATGCTGGGATTTATGGATTCAGTCTCTTCTCCCCGAAATTCGCTATCACCGGATGCCACTAGGGCAATATTGCTCTGCGTCCGCAACCTTTTAGACTCCAAGGCATCGCAGAAAAACCTGTCGCCACTGGTTACCGGCACTTGTGACCTTATTCATGCCTTGATCAACACCAAACAGAGAGACCCCTGA